One window of the Pseudodesulfovibrio sp. S3 genome contains the following:
- a CDS encoding cytochrome c3 family protein — translation MKKSLIISLMVAALVCVFALPAVIAGTAPADVITMEVPAGAEATKSAVSFPHKKHVDGGLDCLVCHHKSTSKDDVKGCAVEGCHADASKAAKKDPKGFYAAFHSKASDASCLACHKTNKKAGKAVPVACKECHK, via the coding sequence ATGAAGAAATCTCTGATCATCAGCCTGATGGTTGCCGCCTTGGTGTGTGTCTTCGCGCTGCCTGCCGTTATCGCCGGCACCGCACCCGCAGACGTCATCACCATGGAGGTTCCCGCAGGTGCTGAAGCGACCAAATCGGCCGTGAGCTTCCCGCACAAGAAACATGTTGACGGTGGCCTGGACTGTCTGGTCTGCCATCACAAGTCCACCAGCAAGGACGATGTGAAGGGCTGTGCCGTTGAAGGCTGTCATGCAGATGCCAGCAAGGCTGCCAAGAAAGACCCCAAGGGCTTCTACGCCGCTTTCCACAGCAAGGCGTCCGACGCTTCCTGTCTCGCCTGCCACAAAACGAATAAGAAGGCCGGCAAGGCAGTTCCCGTTGCCTGCAAGGAATGCCACAAGTAA